The nucleotide window ttattttaaaggcatttacTTATTAAGCTGcacatattttagtatttttatgtactatattttttaaatttatttttatataaaaataaaaatgtaaaaaaatttaatttgagtGGTCGAGCTcgggttttagcatttttatccgggccaaatttagataaaattttaggtttTCAGGTTGGGCCTAAAAAATAGGCCTAAATTCGGTTGAAACTCaacccggcccatgatcacctctatttGTATTATTGTGTAATGTATGGGTCAATTATTTATAGAGGTATTCATGGGTTGAGTTggacttaaaattttattcaagtccagccatatttataaataattagtttaaacaatgtatttatattattattttaaataattaaatgtatATTTAAATCATTTTAACTTAATGCTTaatactttttatatatttttattcattaaaattttatatataatcataacttaatatttttaaatgtttacATTATACTAAATACTACTAtggatttaatttttatgtgttataaattatataatatataaaaaaatataatataaaatattaccaTTTAAAAATGGGCTGAGCATGACTCAGGCCTTAAATGTATAAGCCTGAGCTTAACCCATGTTTTAAATGGGTCTAATTTTTTTGCCCAAATCCTCTCAAATTTTAGCTAGGCCCTCAGGCTTGGATAGGTAGCTCAACCCAGAACAAGTTTAGTTGTGTAtattaaatttatgattttttataatattaaattttgtttaaattttttaatgaatttcttaaaaatatttaataaattaaaagtaatctaattagaaaatatttttaaaatatttaaaatttaaaatagtcacattaatattttttaattttaataatagttaataataataaaatcatcataatttaaatattaatactaATATATTATAATGTAAATAATATTACTAATACATtcttacatattatttattatatatttttcaatgttaaattaaaattttattgtgttaaaattgttaatattctcttctcttttttttaatttatatttatgtttgttcTAGTTTAATTAATAAATGCAATTAATTCTTAttgtatttgaaaaatataaatttaatttgataaattttattaatatatgtctACTTTTCAAACTACATATTAAGCTtaacaatttaatatttattaattttaattaaatagagTGATGATCAAACACCTATTTAGCACGGATTTAAACCGTGTTACTCTCATCCTCACCCTAATATTATAAAATCTtaagataaaaatataatttatatctaAAATCAACTTTTATTAACacaaaaaatataaagaaaaatttAAACAAAAGACACGTGTCAAAAAACTATAATGTAAACATGACTATTTGTTTCCTTTTTCTGTAATATCACAttgctattatatatatatagatagataaATAGATACATATAGTAATAATATTTGGTACATTGTCGATGGAGTTGTTAAACTCCACAATCAAGAACAATAAGTTGACAAGTATCTAAtagtgatataataaaatattttaaaataattattttaaaaagagAGAGATGACAATTTTATAAAACTACTTATAGAATAAAAATGTGTTACTAGTGTaccaaatactatatatatatatatatataattaggtTCATCTTCTTCAAAGCATAATAAATATCAGGCTTAATATATTAttggtataatgataaatttagtctCTAACGTTTATTCATTTTGTCATCTTGCCCTTATTCTTTTTTGGGGTTATTTTGACccttaacttttaaattttagttaaattgtTTGCTTTTAGATGGAAAAATTAAGtgaactattaaaattttaacaacatTGATGTGGCCACTAGCGTGGCAGTCAGTCCACGTATTATTTATAAAActtcaaaaaataaattttttttaaataaacaaattttaaaaaaaaagttgataaaaactttatctatattAACAGTGAAGTATATGTAAAATGTCACATCAGCTGTCACgttaatgtcattaaaattttAGTAGTTCAATTAATTTTTCAGTCAAAAAACAagtaatttaactaaaatttaaaggtTGAGGGCCAAAATGacctaaaaaaaaagaataatagcCAAAATGATCAAATGAGTaaattttaggggctaaatttaTCTTAATGCCTATATTATTGGTCCAATGTAGCACATGTATTTGGCAATAGTTATACATTTTGTATCTAAAGGTAATGGTATTAAACTTTTAGCATTTAATTTAGATTTTAagattgatttgatgaaaaatcattgttaatattattatgtttgaattttaaTGGTTCTATTAATTGAATAACTTTAACATTAATTGTGAATTTGTTGAATTTGTTAAATAAGTCTTATGGTTGTGATTTTCGCATTTTAAGATTAATGTTAATTATGAATTTTGATTGACTCAATCCTAAAATCGAATTTAAACACTAAAAATGAACACTATTCTCTtcaagtactaaaatgtataatttttGTCAAATATATGTACCACATAGGAATTAAAAAATATAGTACTAAATTAGCAAAATACGTCAAACTAATATTCCAAATAATTTATTAAGCCTAAATATGATACAAAATTGAATCTACCAAGATTTGTCATGTTagatcattaaaaatagtaaattaattgtCAAGTATAACCAAGGGTGTGTTTACTAGGGGTGAACAAAATCTGATTCGTTTCTAAAAActtgattaaaaaaattaaattttgaattaaatagtttgagttattcaaattattcggataaactcaaataaaaaaatcaaaattttcgaTTTATTCGAAAATCTgaataagaaaaggcaaaactacatctttttgataaatgtttacctattaagttaaaagacaaaacaatgatattatttatgtagttaaataatattgtacttcgtctactagttaaatcAATGGTCCATGTAAacgcaacattgagtataaataataggatttgtTAACTCAACTTTGATTTgactcgattcgaaaaaattttaaattgagtccgtttgctaaaataggattcgttaactcgacaaacttgaaatttttttactcaattaGACTCAACTCGATTGAATGCTCACCCCTAGTGTTTACCATTGACGTTGAAAATCACTTTTCAACCTAAATCAAATTTTCAACCTAAACCatgatttcaaacaaaaaattttggTAAACAATCTTCTTTTTAAACCAAACCttaattttaaactaaaattttaaccaaaacctaaaagttaaaattattattttatccacTCATTAAATATTATACTTCACAACATAATgtctaaaatagacattttatATTCTCAAAACACTTATAAACTGTAATGGTAAACGCTATCaaatttttcaaaagcacttttttaCATTGAAAACATAACAATTTTTTTTGATACAATACTTAGAATTACCTATAATCACTCCCAACTCTTAAATAGGAAGATAAACACGTTTCAGTACACTTAGCCTATATCCTCCTATACTAACAGCAATACTAATACCAATTAAGCTAGATCTCAATAGACGAAAATATGACAATTACCAAAAAGCATACATGAAAACCAATCAATTCACTTGCATTGGCTAAAACATCCATCATCAAATTTGCCTCACatggaaaaaaaaacaaagtagtCATCACTAATCTTTTCAACAATGAATGAGACCATGAAAGAGTATTAAATTCATAGAATTGCCTGATGATGTGCACAAGGAAACTCAATCCAATCAAGAACAAAATTGGAGTCGATATCAAGCATTAAATTTGTCTTTCTAATTTATATTAACTTCCAAAAACACTCAAATGTTATTTGGATTGTCATAATATCAACATTAGATGGCATCAAAAGCCTGCAAATGTCTCAATAAGACAGTAGCCTCATCGTTCTTCATCACACCCTTGAAAACACAACCACCAAAATACCTATACCATAACGCGAGCTGATCAAACAGAGTCCCAAACAAAAATACATATTCCTTTTAATTATCTAGAATAAAACAAATGAAGTATCATTCTAAAAAATAATACCAATTCAGTATATTGTTATAACTGTAAAATGAGAattgatataaaatttaataaaaatagggTCTGTCATGTCTGATCATCAAGAACAAGATTATATATGGAAGTGTACTTGAATCTATTGTTGGAGATTGCCTAAAGGATTTTGATCTTCCAAGAAAATAGTTTATCTCTTAGTATAACTCTCTGACGAGAATGGAAAAGAAGTAcgaaatatatatatctatttctTGAGGACCACTACCTCTTTTTGAATAACTgattattaaatcaatttttgagtaTTTATAATTTGGCCACTCATTAAATTGCCAAATTATAAATACAACTTATGCTATCTACACATTATTTTCATGACACTTATAATATAATTGGTCACTTAATTTTGTATTACACTTTAAAATAGCATTATACTTGTACATATGTGTCCATAACTGAGGATTTTAACCCAATAATGTCCCACTTGGACAATATATATGTTTCCTGATAAATGTACAACCTTATAAGCTAAAAATTTGCTATCATATAACAGGTATTCTATAACAATCTCATCCATCAACTATATTCATATAGGATCAAAATAGTCTTTGTCATATTAATCATGACTAAACTCATCAATCGTCTCATATACAAATATAGTCAAATGACAGATTAATCATAGATGCATAGTATGAAAATTACATGTAATGTGAATTAGACATGCCTATTTTCAACTGATTCTTCTTAAACTTAAGCGAGGCTAATATCAAATAGAGTGAATAAACTGAATATTTCATTTCtgattaaaaaaaaatagaatacaTAAATGTTTGAAAACAAACATAAAGCAAATAAAATACAAACTCCTGCTAAACCATGATGTCCTCAAATAATATAACacatatgagcaatgtgctcatgAAAGGCCTTGAGTGATAAACCTTTTGTCAGCGGATCCGCTATCATAGAGTTTGTCTCAGTGTGCTCTATGGATATTTGTCCATTTTGCACTCTTTCTTTCACAGTTAGGAGCTTTATGTCAATATATTTCGACTTAAATGAGCTCTTATTATTGTTAAAATACAACATCACTGACTTGTTATCATAAAATAATTTGAGTGGTCTTTTTGCATTCTTCAAAATGTGCAGCCCAGTGACAAAGTTCCGCAACCATATTCTATGGTTTGATGCCTTATAGCATGTTACAAACTCTATTTCCATAGTAGAAGAAGCTACAAGTGTTTTTTTGACACTTTTTCAGAATATAACTCCTCCAATTAACAAGTAAATATAGCTTGATGTAGATTTCATCCTATTTTAGCACCCAACAAAATTAGAATTTGAATACTCTACGACTTTCAAATGATCTGATATATTATAATtgagcatgtaatcttttgttctctatttataaaaaaattaaaataattttcaaaatttaaaataaattttaaaattaaaatgtttgtaaaaattctaaaatttatatttttaaaatatatacaaaattttaaaaatctaaagaatatataaatttttgaaaaaataaattttaaaattataattttaggacctaaataagttaattaatgattcatgtttattctttttattttgctttgattttttaaatatatattttaaatttatgtgcTTTAGCATGTAATTAGTTATACtgcaataaaattttgatttgacatgtttaactttttaatttaacttgaataATTTAACTCGATTCGATTCAACTTTAATTTCATTCCATTAGAtccaattaaaaaaataaattgagttaagatgataaaataagattcatcaactcgattaacttaaaaatttttcacTCGATTTGATTAAATGCTCACCTTGTTagtttatttttccaaatataaaacctgaaaatttttatttataagatGATTTAAAGTAATTATTTATGTTGACATTCCTAATCTGAACCGTCCAATCCCCACGGTTGCTGATTCTCCAATCAGAATATTACATCATATTATATACCAGAGATATGGTGTGAATGGGTCTTACATGTTATGCCCTAAAAGCCAATATATGTAAGAGGCAACCATGCTCCATCTCTCCAAGTGGTAGGCGGGCGAAACTGATGAGAGCCCAGTTCTGGtgattttttcttcttcttcttcatcttcttcaatatttctttaaatttatgtttGGGATAATACTATTGCACTAATTACCTAGGCATAATGAGCAATATTCCTGATTATTTGCCTAATATCAAAGGTGCAAAACTGAAGAAAGGGATCCGCTTTGCAGCATTAACTTTAAATCCATGTTTTTGCTGTCAGTAATGCCCCCTTACAATCATTTTCTTCCAGATTCATTAACTAATCTTTAATTTTTACAAACGAATctgcttttttctttttcaatcctTCTGGTGATTGTTTtgtttggatttcaagtttcatatATCTCATCAAAATAGGATGGGTGAAGAGATTCTTTCGCTGAAATTAAAAAACTAGTTTGAATTAATTTTGGTTCGTTTCATAGTTTCttgagaaaacaaaagaaaataataaccAAGGAAGAACAATAATCAAATTCCTTAAAAGGGAAGGcatagaatgaaaaaaaaaatgaaattgaattctAGATAGTGTTATAATTTGATGAATTTGTTTATGGTTGGAACAAAACTCGATTTGattaaaagtaaaatttaagttttaagtaaatcaattaAGTTATTGAAATTATTCAAGTTAATTTGAGATTTAAGTTTTAGTgagttttttaaaataataattttggaatttaaataaattaattaatgagtTAAGCTTATCTATGTTTGATTTTTAAGCTAATTTGAACACTtttattagatttaaaaaaattaaatcaattaggatgataaaatattacttattaatttaattaactcgaaattttaagtttatattatgtgaattatgaaaaattgtataattaaataatatatattataatttatgttACACAAATATTACACTATATGTAATAATTTTGTAATTGGAGAATGATTCTTGTAACTGAAATCTTGTAAGAAATTTGTGTAATGAGTAATATATATTGTGATTTGTGTTACAATGTATTACaatacaagtaataaatattgtaATGGGGTACTATATgttataaaatcacaaaattttatggAAGTTGTTGAAGTACAAAATATATTATGTAGGTGATAAGAAATTGTGTAATCCGATAATATATATTGTAATTTATATTACGAGAAAATTTATTGTTACAAAATATATTATTTGTTTAAGTTTATTTTGATgcgaaataaaatttataatttttaaggaTTTTTTATTAATGCTCTTTAAGTATTGTAATTTCAAATTAGTCATGTGATATTGTGTTTTTACTTGAGTACCATATCATCACATTTTAATGATGTTACAAAGGTACTATAGTATGTGAcgaatttcaaatttaaatattgTTTAGGTTAAAGTAGTGTGAGGAAACATGAATCCCAAACATAAACTATAAAATAGACATgtataatataaaaaagaataaCGTGAGGGcaaaatatttgtaaaatagaTCGGCAAAATATCTGTAAAATAGATCGAAGAAAGATGCTATACAACTTGTAGATGTTATACCTTCAAAACATGTAGGTGTCTAGGGTGTAGAAAGTAATTTACTATGTTATGTTTGTTATGTTTGGTTGgagtattattattttatttaaatttattttttttgttataatgattttaatttttattacatttaaaattttttatatcgTATTTGTATTATTTACAAATTGAGTAAAATTTTCACATATAAAAAACTTGTGTCATGTTTtgtaataatttgattttaaattatttaaataaattttcatattaatttaatttggagaaaaatatttcattttaattattattttgaataatctgATATGTTCGattatatttattcttttaaGATAATGTCTAAAACTACTCATAGCCTTTTCTCAAtatataaataggaggataatgcattTCAGCATATTCGAACTTATGTCCTCctgtattaataataataaccatgccAATCGAGCTCAGATTCAATTAACTTTTTCCAATTATTAAatacttgttttaaaaaaaattaaagtaagtttaaaataatataatttattttaattaatgaaagattatattatcaaataaaaaaaCGTAGGCTATCACACGGTCTCATTTCATGCGGAACTCCAAAAACGACATGTAAATGATAAGAAAACGACCAAACGACAGGTGCATCAACCGCCATCAACAGTCATCAACGACCTTTTGGTCACAATGCGTAAACCTCCGATCCTTAAAGCAAATCCATGGTTTTCTCATCACCAAAGGCTTCAACTCCAACCCGTCAGCCTTGCGGGAGCTCATTTTCAAGGCCGCCATGGAAATTTCAGGTACTTTAAACTATGCTCATAAAGTGTTCGATAGAATTTCTGAACCAGATATTTTCATGTGGAATACAATTATAAGAGGCTCAGCTCAAAGCCAAAACCCATTAAAAGCCATTTTAAGATATACCCAGATGGCAAAACGCGGAATTCAGCCGGATGGCTTTACCTTTCCTTTTGTCCTTAAAGCTTGCACCAAACTTTGTTGGAGTAAAATGGGGTTTGGGATTCAAGGGAAGGCTTTGAAAATGGGGTTTTTGGAGAATAGTTTTTTAAGGAATACCCTTATTTATTTTCATGCTAATTGTGGTGATTTGAGTGTTGCAAGTGAGCTTTTCGATGATTCGGCAAAAAGGGATGTTGTGCCTTGGTCAGCTTTGACTTCAGGGTATGCAAAAAGAGGGGAACTTGATGTGGCAAGGAGGTATTTTGATGACATGCCAGTGAAGGACTTGGTTTCTTGGAATGTTATGATTACAGCATATGCGAAAAGAGGGGAAATGGAGAGTGCAAGGAAACTTTTTAATGAAGTTCTGAAGAAGGATGTTGTGACTTGGAATGCTATGATTGCAGGGTATGTTCTGTCCGGTGAATGTAAGAAGGCATTGGAGATGTTTGAAGAGATGAAGACTGTCGGGGAGAGGCCAGATGAGGTTACCATGTTGAGTTTGTTGAATGCTTGTGCGGATTTGGGGGATTTGCAAGTTGGGATGAAGATACATTGGTCTCTCTCGGAGATGTTCTCAAGCAGTGGCTTTAATGTTTTACTTGGGAATGCACTTATTGACATGTATGCAAAATGCGGCAGCATTGGGAGGGCACTAAAAGTTTTCCGAGATATGAGAGAAAAAGATGTGTCGACATGGAACTCAGTAATAGGAGGGTTGGCAATTCATGGCCATGCTGAGGAATCAATCAATCTGTTTACCGAGATGAGGAGGTCCAAAGTTAGGCCAAATGAGATCACCTTTGTTGGAGTCTTAGTTGCTTGCAGTCATGCTGGGAGAGTAAACGAGGGTCGTCAATATTTCAAGCTTATGAGAGATGGTTATAACATTGAGCCAAATATAAGGCATTACGGGTGTATGGTGGATATGCTAGGGCGTGCTGGGCTATTGGATGAAGCATTCAAGTTCATAGACTCGATGGTGATTGAACCGAATGCCATCATATGGAGGACTCTGCTTGGGGCTTGTAGAATTCATGGAAATGTCGAGTTGGGAAGGCGTGCAAATGTGAGACTACTCAAAATAAGACAGGATGAGAGCGGAGATTATGTATTACTTTCGAATATATATGCTTCAGAAGGCGAGTGGGATCGAGTTGAGAAAGTAAGGAAGATGATGGATGACACTGGGGTAAGGAAAGATCCTGGTTATAGCCTAATTGAAGCTGAAGAAAAGGCTCTCATAgactttttatttaattcaaaatccaaAGTAAGTTTAAGACCAAAGAATCTTGTGCAGTGATTAGGTGACAAATTGCTTTAAAGCCTTCACGTTTTAGTTAGGCATGATAGTTCCCGTTAATCATCCTTAAGGAGTCAACATTGTCAAGATGTAAACAATATATATGTGCTTCCAACTTACTTTGCTTTGGTGCGAAATAACCCAAATTTGGCTTCATTTTTGTTGAGTCGAACTTGAGTAGCTCAAGCTATCATGCTAGTTGAAttaaagtattttaatttttgaatttatatGGACTTTGATCTGTTTATAAATCATATTATATGGATTTTGATAGATTTGTGTATGGGTGTCATGTTTGTGTTCTGTTTTTTCTTGCAAGTCTTTTAGCATCCATTTATTtacaaataataaaatgaaaggcTTTAAGGTTACTTCATTTGGGATTATGGACAtccataatatataatttataacattactattaatttcatattttatttaaatttaaatacatttattataattattaatagtAATTCAAGTCAAAGTCAgtacaatttgaattttaaaaataatagttCAATACAAGTAGACATATCTGGCTAAAGGCTAGATAAAAAAGTAGGAgagtttaggtaaaaatatagaCATGAAAAATAggcttgagaaaaaaaaaaacccgTTTAGAAAACCGGTTACACCTCAGGTAAAAGTTTCTTGGCTCGGGCCCGATTtgcataaagaaaaaaaaatgttgtttTCTTATTGTTGCTGCCATTTCattattatattgctactattttgttattaatGTTTGGATatttataactcttattttattgttaattttgttactattttagaggcatttgcttgttaagttgcacgtATGTTactgttatttaagtataaagttttttaatttttttaaatttattttaaatttattagaaaacatttattttaatgtttttagtgtttTTGGTGTTCGAATTGGGCCAGATCCAAACCTATTAAACGGATCTAAAATTCAGTTAAGACCCGGCCCGACCCATGGACAAGTCTATACGAATAAAGTAGATAATTGTGAAAGTAGCCATAAATTAAGTTGCGGCTTAGCTAAGTCTAGCTAGATAGCctattttattattcaaaatttaataaaataataaaaaataatattaatatttacatttttatataatttattttttaaaaaaaattaattaaaaaaaaatcttattaaaaaactaaaccaaTCTAAACATGCTACGACTGCTGAATACGACAAGTAGCTTGATATGTAGTCAAGGTGTAAAATGGCAAGAGTGGTTGAGCAACATTATAgtttggttaaaatatgttataagttgTTGTATTCtccataaatttataatttagtccttataaaatttaattaaaaactgtataacataattttaatgttttaattaaaaaaaatggaaaaggcGCCGAAGATCCCAAAAAGGGTTGACTTTTTGATATTGATTGGGTGAAAGTCATAAAACCCAATAGGAACGACGAAAGGGTACCCAAAAAGACTGAAgactatttcatcatttattcacattCTTCAATCTTCAGCTATAGacgaagaaaaaaagaaaagatgaatcaAAACATGAGCTCTTTGTTGATCGGAATAGTTGGAGCAGCAGTGACTTTATCAGCATATTCGCAGACTTTCATCTCCCCGACTCAGTGTGTCACTGTTGGTCTCCTCGTTCTCATGTTTGGTTTGCTCGTCAGGGAAGGCCTCATCTCTCTCTaatcttctttttttcttccatGGAATTGAGAATCCCAGATTTGCAGTTTGACTTGTTTCAATCTTATATTATGATGTTCTTCTTTAGCAAGACtgagatttatatatatatatacgtatatatatgtTGTAATTCTGTATTTCCTGCTTAATTACTCCGTGATCTACTTATGCTGTTTATTTATACATATTATAAGATGAAACATGCTTGAATTCATGGTAGTTTTTCATTTAGTAAATGAAAAACATATCTTGGTAAAATTACCATGAAGGACCTTATACTACAAATTAGTCCTCGTATGTTAGATTAAAGAACGATTTGAtcctttttgttaaaaatatttcatctatttttactaCTAAAAATTGACATGGTTGACAAAATAACTAAACAGTTTAACTTGATGTGTTACATGCACCTTATTCTGATATACAAGTACAAATTTTTAACAGtggaaatgaatgaaatttttaacagggATACAAATGACACGATATCTTAATTTCATACCATTCCTTCTCTAAAATTAAATTACTAACTTTCGATATTTGGGGGATTTCGGAAATTTTGCGAACAAAGTTATTTACCTGCAATTATTCAAATTCTAATACTTAGATTTAATGCTATAATGGACATGCTTGGATTTTTTTAACTTTAATATCATTACATGTTGTTATAATATTTATTCTTTTTGATACAAATCCTATAACTACTCATATTCGACCAGTGGTTGAATTGGTCAAACCATTGGTTCTCGATTCAATTGGTTTGATCAATTTAAATTCTAGACAAAAAAGAAttgaataattaatttgaaattcagaaaaatatttaaaaaaaattattaaatcaatTCAACTTGTTCAACTATTGGTTTTTGTCTCAGTTTTTTTTTACTGGTTTCGAGTAGTTTCCGATTCAATGAGTTTAACCCCTTTGTTTGGACTAATATATTGATTGATTCTTAGTCTAATTGGTCCCACTGATCAATCCAATCATGTTTCAAGAATGTTGGTCACATCATCAAATTTTGACTTAATCTAAGTTTATAGACCAAAATGAATTTAATTGTCAAGTTCAAGTACTAAAGtgaaccaaataaaaatataaacaccAAAATAATCCTAATTACTAAGTTCGAggaccaaaaataatattatcccTTATTGATATTCACAACTTATCATGATAAACGTTTGTTATATATGCTATTGTAATGGTTTTCTTGGACTGCCAAGCCCCCAAAAACCAAAAGTCACCATCAACTTTTTTTGTTAAGGTGTAAAAGTCacctaaaatttttttaataaaattttaaatttaatttttaaaacaacaatatttaaactacaaaaataaaatttgggTTTGTGTTAAGGAAATATTAGTATCTCACGACAcccattattaaaatattattaaataatagtgtcttataaaagaatttattttaatatttaaaaataaggtTAATATTTTGAACTTGTCCAAAAATATTTAG belongs to Gossypium arboreum isolate Shixiya-1 chromosome 7, ASM2569848v2, whole genome shotgun sequence and includes:
- the LOC108486781 gene encoding uncharacterized protein LOC108486781; the encoded protein is MNQNMSSLLIGIVGAAVTLSAYSQTFISPTQCVTVGLLVLMFGLLVREGLISL
- the LOC108471460 gene encoding pentatricopeptide repeat-containing protein At5g15300 isoform X2 translates to MRKPPILKANPWFSHHQRLQLQPVSLAGAHFQGRHGNFSELFDDSAKRDVVPWSALTSGYAKRGELDVARRYFDDMPVKDLVSWNVMITAYAKRGEMESARKLFNEVLKKDVVTWNAMIAGYVLSGECKKALEMFEEMKTVGERPDEVTMLSLLNACADLGDLQVGMKIHWSLSEMFSSSGFNVLLGNALIDMYAKCGSIGRALKVFRDMREKDVSTWNSVIGGLAIHGHAEESINLFTEMRRSKVRPNEITFVGVLVACSHAGRVNEGRQYFKLMRDGYNIEPNIRHYGCMVDMLGRAGLLDEAFKFIDSMVIEPNAIIWRTLLGACRIHGNVELGRRANVRLLKIRQDESGDYVLLSNIYASEGEWDRVEKVRKMMDDTGVRKDPGYSLIEAEEKALIDFLFNSKSKVSLRPKNLVQ
- the LOC108471460 gene encoding pentatricopeptide repeat-containing protein At5g15300 isoform X1 produces the protein MIRKRPNDRCINRHQQSSTTFWSQCVNLRSLKQIHGFLITKGFNSNPSALRELIFKAAMEISGTLNYAHKVFDRISEPDIFMWNTIIRGSAQSQNPLKAILRYTQMAKRGIQPDGFTFPFVLKACTKLCWSKMGFGIQGKALKMGFLENSFLRNTLIYFHANCGDLSVASELFDDSAKRDVVPWSALTSGYAKRGELDVARRYFDDMPVKDLVSWNVMITAYAKRGEMESARKLFNEVLKKDVVTWNAMIAGYVLSGECKKALEMFEEMKTVGERPDEVTMLSLLNACADLGDLQVGMKIHWSLSEMFSSSGFNVLLGNALIDMYAKCGSIGRALKVFRDMREKDVSTWNSVIGGLAIHGHAEESINLFTEMRRSKVRPNEITFVGVLVACSHAGRVNEGRQYFKLMRDGYNIEPNIRHYGCMVDMLGRAGLLDEAFKFIDSMVIEPNAIIWRTLLGACRIHGNVELGRRANVRLLKIRQDESGDYVLLSNIYASEGEWDRVEKVRKMMDDTGVRKDPGYSLIEAEEKALIDFLFNSKSKVSLRPKNLVQ